In Salvelinus fontinalis isolate EN_2023a chromosome 8, ASM2944872v1, whole genome shotgun sequence, the genomic stretch agtgtgcggggtagagtccggtcagtgtgcggggtagagtccggtcagtgtgcggggtagagtccggtcagtgtgcggggtagagtccggtcagtgtgcggggtagagtccggtcagtgtgcggggtagagtccggtcagtgtgcggggtagagtccggtcagtgtgcggggtagagtccggtcagtgtgcggggtagagtccggtcagtgtgtggggtagagtccggtcagtgtgtgggtagagtccggtcagtgtgcggggtagagtccggtcagtgtgcggggtagagtccggtcagtgtgcggggtagagtccggtcagtgtgtgggtagagtccggtcagtttgcggggtagagtccggtcagtgtgcggggtagagtccggtcagtgtgtggggtagagtccggtcagtttgcggggtagagtccggtcagtgtgcggggtagagtccggtcagtgtgtgggtagagtccggtcagtttgcggggtagagtccggtcagtgtgtggggtagagtccggtcagtgtgcggggtagagtccggtcagtgtgcggggtagagtccggtcagtgtgcggggtagagtccggtcagtgtgtgggtagagtccggtcagtgtgcggggtagagtccggtcagtgtgcggggtagagtccggtcagtgtgcggggtagagtccggtcagtgtgtgggtagagtccggtcagtgtgcggggtagagtccggtcagtgtgtggggtagagtccggtcagtgtgtgggtagagtccggtcagtgtgtggggtagagtccagtttgtGTGCATAGAGTTAATGCAGGTAGTCCGGGTCGTAAAATGCTTAGTTATTCAGCAGTCTTGTTTAGAATTCttctggcttgggggtagaagctgttcagggtcctgtttgtTCCAGACTTGGTtcactggtaccgcttgccatgcggtagtaaagagaacagtctgtggcttGGCTTGCTGGAGTCTTTtaccattttttgggccttcctctgaaaaCGCCTCGTATAGAGTATGGCAGGGAGTTCTGCCCCATTGATGTACCGAGCCGTTCGcaataccctctgtagcaccttgcggtcagatgccaagcagtcaagatgctctcgatgctgaatctgtagaacgttttgagatATTTTTAACCTCCCGAGGGGGGGAGGCGTGGTCGTGCCATCTTCACCACTGTGttggtgtatttggaccatgatagatacTAAGTGATGTGGGTTAGAcctgcaccactacagccctgttgatttaaatgggaccactacagccctgttgatttaAATGGGggcactacagccctgttgatttaaatgggaccactacagccctgttgatttaAATGGGggcactacagccctgttgatttaaatgggaccactacagccctgttgatttaaatgggaccactacagccctgttgatttaaatgggaccactacagccctgttgatttaaatgggaccactacagccctgttgatttaaatgggaccactacagccctgttgatttaaatgggaccactacagccctgttgatttaAATGGggccactacagccctgttgatttaaatgggaccactacagccctgttgatttaAATGGGggcactacagccctgttgatttaAATGGGggcactacagccctgttgatttaaatgggaccactacagccctgttgatttaaatgggaccactacagccctgttgatttaaatgggaccactacagccctgttgatttaaatgggaccactacagccctgttgatttaaatgggaccactacagccctgttgatttaaatgggaccactacagccctgttgatttaaatgggaccactacagccctgttgatttaaatgggaccactacagccctgttgatttaaatgggaccactacagccctgttgatttaAATGGggccactacagccctgttgatttaaatgggaccactacagccctgttgatttaAATGGGggcactacagccctgttgatttaAATGGGggcactacagccctgttgatttaaatgggaccactacagccctgttgatttaaatgggaccactacagccctgttgatttaaatgggaccactacagccctgttgatttaaatgggaccactacagccctgttgatttaaatgggaccactacagccctgttgatttaaatgggaccactacagccctgttgatttaaatgggaccactacagccctgttgatttaaatgggaccactacagccctgttggttTAAATGGGGGCACGTtcggccctctgtttcctgtagttgAAGTTGATGAtatttctttctccccctctatctccctccctcctgctcccgctaacctcttcctctcttctcgtcctctccctctccctatctcctgCTCCCTctaacctcttcctctctctctctctctctctctctctctctctctctctctccctcttcctctctccctcgtcctctctctccctctctctctctccctctctcaggccGTTCATAATGCCCAACCTCATCCCACCTAAGATCCCAGATGGAGAGAAGGTAGATTTTGATGTAAGTATACTCTACCGTTGTTATCATCTCTGCAGGACATCCACAGGAAGAGTATAGAGAAGGatctgttgttattgttgttgtttttatttctgcaGGACATCCACAGGAAGCGTATGGAGAAGGATCTGAATGAGCTGCAGACACTGATCGAGGTTCACTTTGAAAGcaggaagaaggaggaggaggagcttaTCAACCTCACAGACAGGATTGTGAGTGGCACAGACACATGTCACTCAAACTAGCACCTCCCCAGAACCCTGTCACTCAAACCAGCCCCTCCCCCTCACAGACCCTATTACTCAAACTAGCACCGCCCCAGACCCCTGTCACTCAAATTAGCCCCTGCCCTTCCCCAGACCCCTGTCACTCATAACTAGCCCATCCCCTGACCTGTCAGTCAAACTAGCCCCTCCCCAGACTTCTGACAGTCAAATTATCCCCTCCCCAGACTCCTGGCATTCAAATTAGCCCCTCCCCAGACTCCTGTCACTCAAACTAGCTAGTATTTACTTTTAGAGAGCATTGTACACTACGCTCATGTTATTCCTAAAGTTAGGGATCTGGATATTCTCTCTAGGAGAAGCGACGTTCTGAACGATCAGAGCAGCAAAGGATCCGCAGCGAACGAGAGAAAGAACGACAGAAGAGGTtggaggtaagagagagagtcTCAGTGACACTGTGTATCAGGCCGGGTATTGAACCTGACTAGCAGCTTTTTAtgggtgatctctctctctcactctctctcgcgctttctctctctctctccttctctctctctccttttctctccttctctctccaggaTGAGAGGACTcgtaaagaggaggaggaggcaaagAGGAAAGCAGATGACGATGCTAAAAAGAAGAAGACGTTGACCAGCCTACACTTTGGAGGCTACATGCAGAAGGTACTATTataatacactgtatatacattatcagtagattattatattaagtcgttattacattattattatataaatgTATCTCATTATTATGACATGACTAGATGGAGGTcagagggaagagacagacagaaagagagaagaagaagaagattcTACAGGACAGACGAAAGTCTCTGGACATCGAGAACATGAGCCAGGACAAACTGAAGTACAGTACTACAACAATACTATACTattatatactatactactacaaTAATGTGTATTACACTATAGTAGTAGATCctaaactctctctctgtgtagagaCAAGGCCCAGGAGCTGTGGCTGTGGCAGCAGGAGCTGGAGGCTGAGAAGTTTGATCTGCAGTATCAGATTAGCAGACAGAAGTATGACATCAACGTCCTCCGCAACAGAGTGTCAGACCACCAGAAAACGTACGGAcaacccttacacacacacacacacacacacacacacacacacacacacacacacacacacacacacacacacacacacacacacacacacacacacacacacacacacacatatatatatatatatatatatatatatatatatatatatatatatatacacacatatacacacacacatatatacacacacacacacacacacacacacacacacacacacacacacacacacatatatatatatatatacacacatacatatatacacacacatttacacacacacatatatacacacacatttacacacacacacacacacacacacacacacacacacacacacacacacacacacacacacacacacacacacacacacacacacacacacacacacacacacacacacacacacacacacacaaactgtgtaACTAAGTGTCCTCTATTCTGCAGCACCAAGAGAACCAAGAGAGGCCTGAGGAAGTAGAGAGATATTGAAGAGGGACTGAAGAGGGACAGAAGAGGGACTGACGTAGACTGAAGAGGGACTGACGTAGACTGAAGAGGGACTGACGTAGACTGAAGAGGGACTGACGTAGACTGGCTGAGGGACTGACGTAGACTGGCTGAGGGACTGAAGTAGACTGGCTGAGGGACTGAAGTAGACTGGCTGAGAGACTGACGTAGACTGAAGAGGGACTGAAGTAGACTAAAGAGGGACTGAAGTAGTCTGATGAGGGACTGATGTAGGCGGAAGTGGGACGGAAATAGACTGGCTGAGGAGATCAGCTGTCTGACCTATTTGTCTACTGTCTGATAACTCTCcttcctacatctctctctccttcctacatctctctctccttcctacatctctctctcttcctacatctctctctcttcctacatctctctctcttcctacatctctctctcttcctacatctctctctccttcccagatctctctccttcctacatctctccttccttcctacatctctccttccttcctacatctctctctccttcccagatctctctccttcctacatctctccttccttcctacaTCTCTCCTTGattcctacatctctctctccttcccagatctctctccttcctacatctctccttccttcctacatctctccttccttcctacaTCGCTCTCcttcctacatctctctctccttcctacatctctctctccttcctacatctctccttccttcctacatctctctctcttcccacatctctctctcttcctacatctctctccttcctacatctctctctccttcctacatctctctctccttcctacatctctctctccttcctacatctctctctccttcctacatctctctctccttccttcctacatctctctccttcctacatctctctctccttccttcctacatctctctccttcctacatctctctctccttccttcctacatctctctccttcctacatctctctctccttccttcctacatctctctctccttcctacatctctctctccttccttcctacatctctctctccttccttcccacatctctctctcttcctacatctctctctccttcctacatctctctctccttcctacatctctctctccttcctacatctctctctcttcctacatctctctctcttcctacatctctctccttcccacatctctctccttcccacatctctctccttcctacatctctctctccttcctacatctctctcttcctacatctctctctccttcctacatctctctctccttcctacatctctctctccttcctacatctctctccttcctacatctctctccttcctacatctctctctccttcctacatctctctctccttcctacatctctctctccttcctacatctctctccttcctacatctctctctcttcctacatctctctcttcctacatctctctctccttcctacatctctctctccttcctacatctctctctccttcctacatctctctctccttcctacatctctctctccttcctacatctctctctccttcctacatctctctctccttcctacatctctctctccttcctacatctctcttctccttcctacatctctcttctccttcctacatctctcttctccttcctacatgtctccttccttcctacatctctctccttcctacatctctccttccttcccgcatctctctctcttcctacaaCTCTTTCGTTACATCCTTATCCCtgtccctcccctgtctccttaccctcttccttcctctcccaaACCTTGTTTGATATTTTCTGTTTCTTTCCCcgtagtgtgtggtgtaaataAAATCCTTCATCTCATTTTTGGTCTGTGATGGTGTTTTTGTACGTGTGTTGTCAGGGGGTTGGGAGCAGAGCACAAGCCCTAACAGTCAAATACAGTATTAGGGCTCCATTCAATGTATAGCACTGAAGATCTGAGCAGTATCGCGATTGAAATGTGAAGGTCATTTCCTCTTGAGTCGACACATGCAGCatttaccatgaatgcagtctTTGCAGACATTCCTATGGTGGTTTATAAGGACATGCAttccaatcaaatgtatttataaagcccttcttacatcagcagaaacccagcctaaaaccccaaataacaatcaatgcagatgtagaagcacagtggataggaaaaactccctagaaaggccaaaacctaggaagaaacctagagaggaaccaggctatgagtggtggccagtcctcttctggctgtgccgggtggagattataacagaacatggccaagatgttcaaatgttcataaatgaccagcagggtcaaataataataatcccagTGGCTCTAGAGTGTCCAACAGGTCAACACCtgaggaataaatgtcagttggcttttcatagccgagcattcagagttgaaaacagcaggtctgggacaggtagcacgtccggtgaacaggtcagagttccatagccgcaggcagaacagttgaaactggagcagcaacacggccaggtggactggggacagcatggagtcatcatgccaggtagttctgaggcatggtcccagggctaaggtcctccgagagagaaagcgaattagagagagcatacttaaattcacacaggacagcagataagacaggagaaaaactccacatataacagactgatcatagcccctcgacacataaactattgcagcataaatactggcggctgagacaggaggggttgggagacactgtgctccggtccgacgatacccccggatagGGCAAAGGAGGCAGGATGTaatggttagggttgggttaagggtttagggttggagtggttaaggttagggttagggttaggattagggttaggttttttagaatggtaaaggttagggttaaggttaggtttagggttagaatggttagggttagagttaaggttagggttaggtttaagtttaagaatggttaaggttagggttagggttaggttaggtagATCTGTCGACTCGACgtaggatcagggttagggttagggttggggttagggttagggttagggttggggttggggttggggttggggttggggttagggttaggtatagttagtaaaatggttagggttagggttaaggttaggtatggttttttagaatggttagggttagggttagtgttagggttgttGTGGTCTGTTTTGGCACTTAATGGCACTTATTAATTGAATCCCAGTCATAGTGCCTCTTGTCAGGCATAGTATCTAATGTGTATAGGCCTGCAAGCTTTAAAAAATGACC encodes the following:
- the tnnt2a gene encoding troponin T type 2a (cardiac), whose protein sequence is MPNLIPPKIPDGEKVDFDDIHRKRMEKDLNELQTLIEVHFESRKKEEEELINLTDRIEKRRSERSEQQRIRSEREKERQKRLEDERTRKEEEEAKRKADDDAKKKKTLTSLHFGGYMQKMEVRGKRQTEREKKKKILQDRRKSLDIENMSQDKLKDKAQELWLWQQELEAEKFDLQYQISRQKYDINVLRNRVSDHQKTTKRTKRGLRK